One part of the Pirellulales bacterium genome encodes these proteins:
- a CDS encoding DUF1501 domain-containing protein, with protein sequence MPRNFSRRQMLEIGALGLAGVSLPRLLRAEESVSAGGIRPRADACIIIFLDGGPSHLDMWDMKPAAPDGIRGEFQPIATSLPGVQLSEHLPRLATQMHRLTLIRSMHHGVNNAHAAAVYTALTGHDRGEIGGGTLPTDNPSPGSVMALMRPPDRQIVPHITLPYITKEGAGGPPQPGFFGGLLGHAYDPLFVLRDPNSPDFAVPELTLLADVSLERLSARRNLLSNVDRSFSTAAGRQAQESMDRFQQRALDLLTSETTQQAFRLSAEPDSVRESYGRNIYGQSVLLARRMIEAGTRLVTISWAPDANATWDTHGGNFATLKKVLLPQFDAACTSLITDLADRGMLERTVVAVLGDFGRTPKINANNAGRDHWNFCYSVLFAGGGFKPGLVYGASDKIGAFPARNAMSPGDCISTLYHTLGIDPGMFIHDQFQRPHRLVPKGDVVGELLV encoded by the coding sequence TCGGCCGGCGGAATTCGTCCGCGGGCAGACGCCTGCATCATTATTTTCCTGGATGGCGGTCCCAGCCATCTGGACATGTGGGACATGAAGCCTGCGGCACCGGACGGCATTCGCGGTGAGTTCCAGCCCATCGCCACGAGCCTGCCTGGGGTGCAACTCTCTGAGCACCTGCCCCGCCTGGCCACCCAAATGCACCGGCTAACGCTCATCCGGTCGATGCATCATGGTGTGAACAACGCCCATGCCGCCGCCGTGTATACGGCTCTCACAGGACATGATCGGGGGGAAATCGGCGGTGGAACGTTGCCGACAGATAATCCATCGCCAGGGTCGGTCATGGCCTTGATGCGGCCGCCCGACCGGCAGATCGTGCCCCACATCACTCTCCCGTATATCACGAAGGAGGGGGCCGGCGGTCCGCCACAGCCTGGCTTCTTTGGCGGTCTGCTGGGACACGCGTACGATCCGCTTTTTGTCTTGCGGGACCCGAACTCGCCCGACTTCGCCGTGCCAGAGTTGACGCTCTTGGCCGACGTATCGCTCGAACGGCTGTCTGCGCGACGAAATTTGCTGTCGAACGTGGACCGCTCCTTTTCAACCGCCGCCGGACGACAGGCCCAAGAGTCGATGGATAGGTTCCAGCAGCGGGCACTGGATCTGTTGACGTCCGAGACCACACAACAGGCGTTCCGTTTGTCGGCCGAACCAGACAGCGTCCGCGAATCGTATGGACGAAACATATATGGCCAAAGTGTCCTTTTGGCACGGCGCATGATCGAGGCGGGCACGAGATTGGTCACGATTTCCTGGGCGCCCGATGCCAACGCCACCTGGGATACTCACGGCGGTAACTTCGCGACGCTCAAGAAAGTTTTGTTGCCGCAATTCGATGCAGCCTGTACCAGCCTGATAACCGACCTTGCCGACCGCGGTATGCTGGAGCGAACTGTTGTGGCGGTGCTCGGCGACTTTGGCCGCACGCCCAAGATCAATGCCAACAATGCCGGCCGCGATCACTGGAATTTCTGCTACAGCGTGCTGTTTGCGGGCGGAGGATTCAAGCCGGGACTGGTTTACGGCGCGAGTGACAAGATCGGTGCCTTTCCGGCCCGCAATGCCATGAGTCCGGGCGATTGTATTTCGACGCTCTACCACACGCTTGGCATCGACCCTGGCATGTTCATTCACGACCAGTTTCAGCGTCCTCACCGGCTCGTTCCCAAGGGGGACGTGGTCGGCGAGTTGCTAGTGTAG